The sequence below is a genomic window from Nitrobacter winogradskyi Nb-255.
CGCGCCGGACGATGATCCCAACAACACGGGCGGCGCCATCGTCACCGTCGCCATCGCTGACGTCGCCTATTATGTGCGGCCTGAATCGGCGCTGGATCGTGAAGCTCTGGAGCGCGGCAATTCGGTCTATTTCCCGGATCGCGTGGTCCCGATGCTGCCCGAGCGCATTTCAAACGATCTCTGCTCACTTGTTCCGGGCGAAGCACGCGGGGCTCTCGCCGTGCGCATGGTGATCGACGCCGACGGACGCAAGCGTTCGCACACCTTTCATCGCATCCTGATGCGCTCGGCAGCGAAGCTTGCTTACTCGCAGGTGCAGGCCGCGATCGACGGCAACCCGGATGACGCGACCGCCCCCCTGCTCGAACCGATCCTGAAACCGCTCTACGCGGCCTTTGCTCTGGTGAAGCGCGCGCGCGACGAGCGCGATCCGCTCGATCTTGAATTACCCGAACGCAAGATTCTGCTGAAGAAGGACGGAACGGTCGATCGTGTGATCGTTCCGGATCGGCTCGATGCGCATCGGCTGATCGAGGAATTCATGATCCTTGCAAACGTCGCCGCGGCCGAGATGCTGGAAAAGAAAGGGCTGCCGCTGATCTATCGCGTGCACGACGAGCCGACGGTCGAGAAGGTTCACAACCTGCGCGAGTTCCTGAAAACTCTCGATATGTCCTTCGCCAGAAGCGGCGCGCTGAGGCCGGAGTTGTTCAATCGCGTGCTGGATCAGGTCAGGGGCCATGATTCCGAATCGCTGGTGAACGAGGTGGTTCTTCGTTCGCAGGCACAGGCTGAGTATTCGGCGGAGAACTATGGCCACTTTGGTCTCAACCTGCGGCGCTACGCGCATTTCACATCGCCGATCAGGCGATATGCAGATCTCGTCGTGCACCGCGCCCTGCTCCGTGCGCTCGGTCTTGGCGACGGCGCGCTGCCGGATTCCGACAACGCCGAAACGCTCGCCGAAATAGCCGCGCGCATTTCCGTCACCGAGCGGCGCGCCATGAAGGCCGAACGCGAGACGGCCGATCGCCTGATCGCGCATTTTCTCGCCGACCGCATCGGCAACATCTTCGAGGCGCGTATTTCCGGTGTCACCCGCGCAGGGCTTTTCGTGAAGCTGGCCGACACCGGCGCCGACGGGCTGATCCCGATTCGCTCGCTGGGGACCGAATATTTCAAGTACGACGAGACCCGGCATGCCCTGGTGGGGTCCCGCAGCGGTTCCATGCACAAGCTGGGTGACGTGGTGGAGGTTCGTCTGGTAGAAGCTGTACCCTTGGCTGGCGCTCTGCGGTTCGAACTCTTATCCGGAGCCGAGGTGAGGCCGCGCTCCCCCCGCGCGCGGGGTGGAGGGAAAATAAAGACGCCGCGTGGTCGGAACGCGGGTCATCCTGATGTTCATTCGAAAGCCCATCCGGGCCGTAAACCGCGCGGGACATCGCGCAAGCCGGGCAGGAGCAAGGCCGGCAAACCGAAGAAGGGCAAATCATGACCGCGCTTCCTCCCGATACCGCGAGCACAGCAGGCAAAACCTGGACCCCGGAAGGCGAAAAGCGCGACACCTGGGCCGCGATGAGGCGCGGGTTATTCTGCCGCTGCCCGAGATGCGGGCAAGGCAAACTTTTTCGTACCTTCCTGAAAACCGCCGACAATTGTTCGGAATGCGGACTTGATTTTACTCCCCATCGCGCCGACGACCTGCCCGCCTACCTCGTCATCGTCGTCGTCGGCCACATTGTCGTGCCGCTGGCGCTGCTGATCGAGAAAGCGTTTGCTCCGCCGCTGATCCTTCAATGGGCGATCTATCTGCCGCTGACGCTGATCATGGCGCTGTGGCTGATTCAGCCGATCAAGGGTGCGGTCGTCGGCCTCCAATGGGCCCTCCGCATGCACGGCTTTGACGAGAATTTTGTCGACGACCAGGTCTGAGACCAACCAGGTCTGAGACCGGTCTGATCACTCAACATCCTCGACGGCGCCCGGCGTGGTGCCAAAAGCTCTCTGCGCCAGCGTGGCCGCCATGAAGTCGTCGAGGTTGCCGTCGAGGACGCCCGAAGTGTCCGACGTCTGCACGCCGGTTCGGAGGTCCTTCACCATCTGGTAGGGCTGCAGGACATAGGACCTGATCTGATGGCCCCAGCCGATATCGGTCTTGGCGGCCTGATCGGCGGCCGCCTGCTCTTCCCGCCTCTTGAGTTCGATCTCGTAAAGTCTCGCCCGCAGCATGTCCCAGGCCTGCGCGCGATTCTTGTGCTGCGAGCGCCCGGCCTGACACACCACCGCGACCCCGGTCGGAACGTGTGTCAGCCGCACCGCCGACTCGGTCTTGTTGACATGCTGTCCGCCTGCTCCGCCGGAACGCATGGTATCGGTGCGAACGTCCGATTCCTTGATATCGATCTTGATGCTGTCGTCCACAACCGGGAAGATCGCCACGCTCGAAAACGACGTATGGCGCCTCGCATTGGAATCGAACGGCGAGATTCTCACGAGGCGATGCACGCCCGCCTCGGTCTTGAGCCAGCCATAGGCGTTGTGGCCGCTGACCTGAACCGTCGCTGATTTGATGCCGGCCTCTTCGCCGGGCGTCTCTTCCAGATACTCGACCTTGAAACCACGCTTTTCCGCCCAGCGCGTATACATGCGCAGAAGCATCGCAGCCCAGTCCTGACTTTCGGTGCCGCCCGCGCCGGCATGAACCTCCAGGTAGGTGTCGAAGCGATCCGCTTCTCCCGAGAGCAAGGCTTCGAGTTCGCGGCGGTCGACCTCCTTCTTGAGGGCTTTCAGGGCATTTTCGGATTCGTCGATGACGGCCTCATCGTTCTCGGCCTCGCCGAGTTCGATCATGCCGATCTGGTCTTCTAGCTCGCGCTCGACCTTGCCGATGCCGGCCAGCGAATCCTCAAGGGAGGTTCGCTCCTGCATCAGTTTCTGGGCTTTCTGGGGATCGTTCCAGAGATCTGGGTCTTCGGCGAGCTTGTTCAGCTCCGCCAGGCGCGCGGTTGATGTGTCGACGTCAAAGATGCCTCCTCAGCAGCCCGACCGACTGCTTGATCTCTTCGACAAGTCTTTCGATTTCAGCGCGCATAGCTTTTCGAGTCCACCGGCTTACGCCTCATTCAACAACAGCGTGTGATTTAGCCGCGAAGCCCGCAAAGCGCAATCGTGTCGGACGTGAAACCCGAAGGGAGCGCGGGCTCGCCGCAAGAAAATGCGACCAGACAATAATTTCGAGAGCATGGTCTGTTTCAACCTGATCGGATCACGCTCCATAGCGTTTTCGAGCGAAGCATGTCCTCGGGCTTGAGCCCTAAGGATGGAATCCGGTTCGCGTCAAGAAAACGCGTCAGAACAACAATCCAGAGCTTCGCTTCTGATTCAATCAGAAGCGATC
It includes:
- a CDS encoding DUF983 domain-containing protein, with the protein product MTALPPDTASTAGKTWTPEGEKRDTWAAMRRGLFCRCPRCGQGKLFRTFLKTADNCSECGLDFTPHRADDLPAYLVIVVVGHIVVPLALLIEKAFAPPLILQWAIYLPLTLIMALWLIQPIKGAVVGLQWALRMHGFDENFVDDQV
- the rnr gene encoding ribonuclease R, whose amino-acid sequence is MSKPRARNFPDREAIVAFIRAHPGRAGTREIAHEFGLKNADRAELKHILRALADDGTIVKRSRKLRKPETLPPTLVADITGRDRDGELIATPTEWDDEATPAPRILIHVPRRAKPGTVAGVGDRALLRIETIESDETASYRARVIRVIDRTRARMLGIYRASPQGGGRLVPVDKKQAGRELNIAKADSAGAEDGDLVSVELVRTRGFGLASGKVKERLGSLATEKAVSLIAIHAHDIPQEFTPAALREAAAAKPSALQGREDWRAVPLITIDPPDAKDHDDAVHAAPDDDPNNTGGAIVTVAIADVAYYVRPESALDREALERGNSVYFPDRVVPMLPERISNDLCSLVPGEARGALAVRMVIDADGRKRSHTFHRILMRSAAKLAYSQVQAAIDGNPDDATAPLLEPILKPLYAAFALVKRARDERDPLDLELPERKILLKKDGTVDRVIVPDRLDAHRLIEEFMILANVAAAEMLEKKGLPLIYRVHDEPTVEKVHNLREFLKTLDMSFARSGALRPELFNRVLDQVRGHDSESLVNEVVLRSQAQAEYSAENYGHFGLNLRRYAHFTSPIRRYADLVVHRALLRALGLGDGALPDSDNAETLAEIAARISVTERRAMKAERETADRLIAHFLADRIGNIFEARISGVTRAGLFVKLADTGADGLIPIRSLGTEYFKYDETRHALVGSRSGSMHKLGDVVEVRLVEAVPLAGALRFELLSGAEVRPRSPRARGGGKIKTPRGRNAGHPDVHSKAHPGRKPRGTSRKPGRSKAGKPKKGKS
- the prfB gene encoding peptide chain release factor 2 (programmed frameshift) → MRAEIERLVEEIKQSVGLLRRHLDVDTSTARLAELNKLAEDPDLWNDPQKAQKLMQERTSLEDSLAGIGKVERELEDQIGMIELGEAENDEAVIDESENALKALKKEVDRRELEALLSGEADRFDTYLEVHAGAGGTESQDWAAMLLRMYTRWAEKRGFKVEYLEETPGEEAGIKSATVQVSGHNAYGWLKTEAGVHRLVRISPFDSNARRHTSFSSVAIFPVVDDSIKIDIKESDVRTDTMRSGGAGGQHVNKTESAVRLTHVPTGVAVVCQAGRSQHKNRAQAWDMLRARLYEIELKRREEQAAADQAAKTDIGWGHQIRSYVLQPYQMVKDLRTGVQTSDTSGVLDGNLDDFMAATLAQRAFGTTPGAVEDVE